One window from the genome of Halomicrobium zhouii encodes:
- the carA gene encoding glutamine-hydrolyzing carbamoyl-phosphate synthase small subunit yields the protein MADAYVALEGERVVEARSRAPGQARGEVVFTTAYTGYEESLTDPSYEEQILTFSYPLIGNYGVREERFESDRVHPRAAVARELTDDVAEWLESEDVPAVDHLDTRDVVTEIRDEGAMKCGISAGPDASEEEALEQLRQCKHMSDHTTIGEQVSVDEVEVHNEDGDGATVALVDCGAKGSIISSLVERDAVVHVFPHDATRDDVESVDPDLLFISNGPGDPVNFGAAGELVEQKVGEVPLAGICLGQQVVANALGGETEKMEFGHRGVNQPVRDLRSGRVVMTTQNHGYTVADPGEKLDVTQVNVNDDTPEGLENGDLDIITRQYHPEANPGPNDSLDFFDDVLAMASKS from the coding sequence ATGGCTGACGCATACGTCGCGCTGGAGGGCGAACGCGTCGTGGAGGCACGCTCGCGCGCACCCGGCCAGGCGCGTGGCGAAGTCGTGTTCACGACCGCGTACACGGGCTACGAGGAGAGCCTGACCGACCCATCCTACGAGGAACAGATCCTCACGTTCTCCTACCCGCTGATCGGTAACTACGGCGTCCGGGAGGAACGCTTCGAGTCCGACCGCGTCCACCCGCGCGCCGCCGTCGCCCGGGAACTGACCGACGACGTCGCCGAGTGGCTCGAATCGGAGGACGTCCCCGCCGTCGACCACCTCGACACCCGCGACGTCGTCACCGAGATTCGCGACGAAGGGGCGATGAAGTGCGGCATCTCGGCCGGCCCGGACGCGAGCGAGGAGGAGGCCCTCGAACAGCTCCGCCAGTGCAAGCACATGTCCGACCACACGACTATCGGCGAGCAGGTCAGCGTCGACGAGGTCGAGGTCCACAACGAAGACGGCGACGGCGCGACCGTCGCGCTCGTCGACTGCGGCGCGAAGGGATCGATCATCTCCTCGCTCGTCGAGCGCGACGCCGTGGTCCACGTCTTCCCCCACGACGCCACGCGGGACGACGTCGAGTCTGTCGACCCGGACCTGCTGTTCATCTCGAACGGCCCCGGCGACCCGGTGAACTTCGGGGCCGCCGGCGAACTCGTCGAACAGAAAGTGGGCGAGGTTCCCCTCGCCGGCATCTGTCTCGGCCAGCAGGTCGTCGCCAACGCGCTCGGCGGCGAGACGGAGAAAATGGAGTTCGGCCACCGCGGCGTCAACCAGCCGGTCCGAGATCTGCGCTCCGGCCGCGTCGTCATGACGACCCAGAACCACGGCTACACCGTCGCGGACCCCGGCGAGAAGCTCGACGTCACGCAGGTCAACGTCAACGACGACACGCCGGAGGGCCTGGAGAACGGCGACCTGGACATCATCACGCGACAGTACCACCCCGAGGCGAATCCGGGGCCCAACGACTCGCTCGATTTCTTCGACGATGTCCTGGCGATGGCTAGCAAGAGCTGA